The following are from one region of the Tachysurus fulvidraco isolate hzauxx_2018 chromosome 15, HZAU_PFXX_2.0, whole genome shotgun sequence genome:
- the LOC125138604 gene encoding aerolysin-like protein, translating into MKLLSHPQTCILHKTSFKEDISCYLLHQFLLKMNSMSHLADVVEVGGEGGDVFNFNGTENGSMLKTIQVWEGECQIKAMKVWLTDGQSKQFGVPAGNLKEFNFEDGEHFTSLSLWPNQEGTHLGAIKFKTSHSREFYASLTKGSLKPEAPVDVASGICLGIKGRSGSDIDLVGFIFPKPIMSVQLTNVVYPTIHDVNPKVAVGEVKSMLYQNNTSETQEFKIEASQKVTPRSSWSLTCKLVNMFSLEVNAGIPQLVEGINGYQLINGVEGTYPPNTTEEKIELFSFPVKVPARENIDVRVTLGQATVDLPFTCIMKIIFINGTVFEFQKKGIYKGVAYSDGKVVVNEANK; encoded by the exons ATGAAGCTTCTGTCTCATCCACAAACTTGCATCCTTCACAAGACGTCTTTTAAAGAAGACATTTCTTGCTACCTGCTTCATCAGTTCCTT ctcaAGATGAACAGCATGTCACACCTGGCAGATGTTGTTGAAGTTGGCGGTGAGGGAGGAGATGTTTTCAATTTTAATGGCACTGAAAATGGAAGCATGCTGAAAACGATCCAGGTTTGGGAAGGCGAGTGCCAGATAAAAGCCATGAAGGTGTGGCTTACTGATGGCCAGTCCAAGCAGTTTGGCGTTCCTGCTGGGAATCTGAAAGAGTTTAACTTTGAAGATGGAGAGCATTTCACCTCTCTTTCACTTTGGCCAAATCAAGAGGGTACACATCTGGGTGCAATCAAATTCAAGACAAGTCACTCCCGAGAGTTCTATGCAAGCTTGACAAAAGGTAGTCTAAAGCCAGAAGCTCCAGTTGATGTTGCCTCTGGGATCTGCCTGGGGATCAAAGGACGTTCAGGGTCTGATATTGATCTCGTTGGGTTCATATTCCCCAAACCCATCATGTCTGTTCAGCTTACCAATGTTGTGTATCCCACTATTCATGATGTGAATCCCAAAGTGGCTGTTGGAGAAGTTAAATCCATGTTGTACCAGAACAACACTTCTGAAACTCAAGAATTTAAAATTGAGGCCTCCCAAAAAGTCACCCCAAGATCATCCTGGTCTCTTACGTGCAAACTGGTAAACATGTTCAGCCTGGAAGTGAATGCAGGAATTCCACAGCTTGTGGAGGGGATAAATGGCTATCAATTAATTAATGGAGTTGAGGGTACATATCCTCCAAACACCACTGAAGAGAAAATTGAGCTCTTCTCATTTCCTGTTAAAGTTCCTGCAAGAGAAAACATAGATGTGCGCGTCACACTTGGCCAGGCTACAGTTGATCTCCCATTCACTTGCATCATGAAGATTATCTTCATTAATGGCACTGTGTTTGAATTTCAAAAGAAAGGAATCTACAAGGGTGTCGCTTACTCTGATGGAAAAGTGGTTGTGAATGAAGCAAACAAATAG